In Desulfosediminicola ganghwensis, a single window of DNA contains:
- a CDS encoding (Fe-S)-binding protein, with the protein MSDAITPTINFKEKAIELLPEGASFDACLTCGLCSSGCPASGIENMDPRKFIRMAMLGMNKELSTTPWVWTCTQCKRCQHVCPMNIDISQLVFLARGNWPKEKKPNGIVRSCELTRSTDSTSAMGLPPDDFVFVVNDVLEEVREQQPQFKDMVAPIDKKGAHFFVNQNSREPMSEPDEMVPLWKIFHLVGADWTYASKGWAAENFCMFSGDEEAWYDVIKTRVDATNELECAVWLNTECGHSYYTMWNAVNRFGMEANFRVESLVSYYAKWIREGKLPVNADWNTNNIKFTVQDPCQIVRKAYGDSIADDLRFVAKKLVGEENFIDMQPNRSANYCCGGGGGFLQAGMTEHRRTYGKRKFDQIMATQADYVLTPCHNCHSQMEDIGHHYGGAYNVVHFWTLICLSLGILGENERTYLGPDLANIGL; encoded by the coding sequence ATGTCTGATGCAATAACACCCACTATAAATTTTAAGGAAAAGGCAATCGAACTTCTGCCCGAGGGAGCCAGCTTTGACGCCTGCCTTACCTGCGGCCTCTGCTCATCGGGCTGTCCGGCTTCGGGGATTGAGAACATGGACCCTCGCAAGTTCATCCGCATGGCGATGCTCGGCATGAACAAAGAGCTTTCCACCACCCCGTGGGTCTGGACATGTACCCAGTGCAAGCGCTGCCAACATGTCTGTCCGATGAACATCGATATTTCCCAACTGGTTTTTCTCGCCCGTGGCAACTGGCCGAAAGAGAAAAAACCGAACGGCATCGTGCGATCATGCGAGCTGACCCGCTCAACCGATTCCACGAGCGCCATGGGTCTGCCGCCTGATGATTTTGTTTTCGTAGTCAACGACGTACTTGAGGAAGTTCGCGAGCAGCAACCCCAATTCAAAGACATGGTTGCCCCGATCGATAAAAAAGGAGCACATTTTTTCGTTAACCAGAACTCAAGGGAGCCGATGAGCGAACCCGATGAGATGGTGCCACTCTGGAAAATCTTTCACCTGGTCGGAGCCGACTGGACCTACGCCTCCAAAGGCTGGGCTGCGGAAAATTTCTGTATGTTTTCCGGTGATGAAGAGGCATGGTACGACGTCATCAAAACCCGCGTCGATGCCACCAACGAGTTAGAGTGCGCGGTCTGGCTCAACACCGAGTGCGGACACTCCTATTACACCATGTGGAACGCGGTGAACCGCTTCGGCATGGAAGCCAACTTCCGGGTTGAGAGTCTGGTGAGCTACTACGCGAAATGGATACGCGAAGGAAAACTGCCGGTCAACGCAGACTGGAACACCAACAATATCAAGTTTACGGTGCAGGACCCCTGCCAGATCGTGCGAAAAGCCTACGGGGACTCTATCGCCGATGATCTACGTTTTGTCGCCAAAAAGCTGGTCGGTGAAGAGAACTTTATCGACATGCAGCCGAACCGTAGCGCAAACTACTGCTGTGGCGGTGGCGGTGGCTTCCTGCAGGCTGGCATGACCGAGCATCGACGCACCTACGGCAAGCGGAAGTTTGACCAGATAATGGCTACCCAGGCGGATTACGTGCTCACCCCCTGCCACAACTGCCACTCCCAGATGGAAGACATCGGCCATCATTATGGCGGGGCGTATAACGTGGTCCACTTCTGGACCCTTATCTGTCTCTCTTTGGGAATTCTTGGCGAAAACGAAAGGACCTATCTTGGGCCGGACCTGGCCAACATCGGTCTTTAG
- a CDS encoding FkbM family methyltransferase: MTPWERLQEAWCRVRGWYPARVAGRQLRCDPDHISFWSKVDNGSWEPQTFTVLDSILAPGGIHLDVGAWIGPTVLHAAHCSKKVFCFEPDKVAYMYLLANLKLNKLDNVIPFNMAVAEKSSISRMASPRGKRGDSMTSLLYPDGKAGMEVVVIAWQQWLELVGRPVFTSIKMDVEGGEFTLLPAMKSYLQQQKPALYLSLHPHLLPVDKRQQQMTAMVDLLSPLYELADSGSGERQPVGNLLTAERVDRGGSYLLLPVA; the protein is encoded by the coding sequence ATGACACCATGGGAACGGCTTCAGGAAGCATGGTGCCGGGTGCGCGGCTGGTACCCTGCCCGGGTCGCAGGCCGACAGTTGCGATGCGATCCTGATCACATCAGCTTCTGGTCCAAGGTTGATAATGGCAGCTGGGAGCCGCAAACCTTTACGGTGCTCGATTCGATCCTGGCGCCAGGTGGGATCCATCTTGATGTCGGTGCCTGGATAGGGCCGACGGTGCTGCATGCGGCCCACTGTTCGAAAAAGGTATTTTGTTTCGAACCGGATAAAGTCGCCTATATGTACCTGCTCGCCAACCTGAAACTCAATAAGCTGGACAACGTTATCCCTTTTAATATGGCGGTTGCCGAAAAAAGCAGCATAAGCCGGATGGCCAGCCCCCGTGGTAAGCGAGGGGACTCCATGACCAGCCTGCTCTACCCGGACGGCAAGGCAGGTATGGAGGTGGTGGTGATAGCCTGGCAGCAATGGCTGGAGCTCGTTGGACGCCCGGTTTTTACGAGCATAAAGATGGATGTAGAGGGAGGCGAGTTTACCCTTCTTCCTGCTATGAAGAGTTACCTGCAGCAACAGAAACCAGCACTGTATCTTTCACTGCACCCGCATCTGCTGCCCGTCGATAAACGACAACAGCAGATGACCGCAATGGTCGATCTGCTGAGTCCTCTTTACGAGCTGGCAGATTCCGGCTCAGGTGAGAGGCAGCCTGTGGGAAATCTCCTGACAGCAGAAAGAGTGGACCGTGGGGGCTCGTACCTTCTGCTGCCGGTTGCTTAA
- the glpA gene encoding anaerobic glycerol-3-phosphate dehydrogenase subunit A gives MNSPERACQPLSVSRTVETEVLIIGGGATGTGIMRDLALRSIQSHLIDKQDLCAGASGGNHGLLHSGARYVFSDPHSAIECREEADLLKRLAPQCVEETGGLFVAVAGDDEKYAAKFPELCKAAGITCKELTVDEALQLEPHLSGDTIKAFEVPDATVDPFRLALENVNHAHELGGSVYHSHTGVVDFEIENGTIKAAICKNYHSGELLKIVAKQYVNAGGAWAMNIAKMAGCNDVSLLYSKGTLLVTNDRLTKRVINRLRPPADGDILVPGGTVSVLGTTSLRTDTPENSRPTIDEVNKNVAEGSAMIPALSNARYIRAFARVRPLVQEGDDNNDRSVTRSFSLKNHEDQNLSNFCTITGGKLTTFRLMAEKTADLVAQRLGNTNPCLTRVTPMPAGTSCKWTEPGASPKYWYEANNPDDMILCECEMVPQSAIDQIVQCAPGAEKEMTLEAIALRSRAGKGPCQGSFCGIRIGSYLYDRGYYTDQTGLNHMRDFFSERFKGMRTVIWGQQAAQMELAEALHCGLLGLDCLDEDVNAAADNTIAPTSTGKTK, from the coding sequence ATGAACTCACCAGAGAGAGCATGCCAGCCTCTTTCAGTTTCCCGGACCGTTGAAACTGAAGTGCTCATAATTGGCGGTGGTGCTACCGGAACGGGGATCATGCGTGATCTTGCTCTGCGATCTATCCAGTCCCACCTCATTGATAAACAAGATCTCTGCGCCGGTGCATCCGGTGGTAACCATGGCCTCCTGCATTCGGGCGCTCGCTATGTTTTCAGTGATCCCCACTCTGCAATTGAATGTCGCGAGGAGGCAGATCTCCTCAAACGCCTCGCTCCCCAATGCGTAGAAGAAACCGGCGGCCTTTTTGTTGCCGTTGCCGGAGATGATGAAAAGTACGCCGCCAAATTTCCGGAACTCTGTAAAGCCGCTGGAATCACCTGCAAGGAACTGACCGTCGACGAAGCTCTCCAGCTTGAGCCGCACCTGTCCGGAGACACCATAAAAGCGTTCGAGGTTCCAGATGCAACTGTCGATCCATTCCGCCTCGCTTTAGAAAATGTCAACCACGCTCATGAACTGGGCGGGTCCGTCTACCACTCTCACACCGGAGTTGTAGACTTTGAAATAGAAAATGGAACAATCAAGGCTGCAATCTGTAAAAATTACCATAGCGGTGAGCTGCTGAAAATCGTTGCCAAGCAATATGTAAACGCAGGCGGTGCCTGGGCCATGAACATTGCCAAAATGGCTGGATGCAATGATGTAAGCCTTCTCTATTCCAAAGGAACTCTGCTCGTCACCAATGACCGTTTAACCAAAAGGGTCATCAATCGTCTTCGCCCACCTGCTGATGGTGATATTCTTGTCCCCGGCGGTACGGTTTCAGTTCTTGGCACCACCTCCCTGCGAACCGATACTCCCGAAAACTCCCGGCCGACCATAGACGAGGTCAATAAAAACGTTGCCGAGGGATCAGCCATGATTCCGGCATTGAGCAATGCCCGCTATATCAGGGCATTTGCCCGGGTCCGCCCCTTGGTACAGGAAGGTGATGACAACAATGACCGAAGCGTTACCCGATCATTTTCCCTAAAAAATCACGAAGACCAGAATCTTTCGAATTTTTGCACAATCACTGGAGGTAAACTCACCACCTTCAGACTGATGGCGGAAAAAACCGCAGACCTTGTGGCGCAACGACTCGGCAATACCAACCCTTGCCTTACCAGGGTCACCCCTATGCCGGCTGGCACCTCATGCAAATGGACAGAGCCCGGCGCTTCCCCTAAATACTGGTATGAAGCCAATAACCCCGATGACATGATTCTCTGCGAGTGTGAGATGGTGCCGCAGTCTGCCATCGATCAGATTGTGCAGTGCGCTCCCGGTGCTGAAAAAGAGATGACCCTTGAAGCCATCGCCCTTCGATCAAGGGCGGGCAAAGGGCCTTGTCAGGGCTCATTCTGCGGCATTCGCATAGGTTCATATCTGTACGACAGAGGGTATTACACAGACCAGACTGGCCTGAATCACATGCGCGACTTCTTCAGCGAGCGGTTTAAAGGTATGCGCACAGTGATCTGGGGCCAGCAGGCTGCCCAGATGGAACTCGCAGAAGCCCTGCACTGCGGCTTACTGGGCCTTGACTGCTTAGATGAAGATGTGAATGCAGCGGCAGATAACACTATCGCCCCAACCAGCACAGGAAAAACCAAATGA
- a CDS encoding glycosyltransferase family 4 protein, translating to MNKIAIVTDAWHPQINGVVTTLTQTVKHLENMGHRVKVINPQLFRSIPCPSYPEIRLALAWTHQLKKLLAEFAPNAVHIATEGPLGWAARSACLNKKFPYTTSYHTRFPEYIKIRIPIPLSWSYTVVRKFHKQATRVMVATPALRDELSQRNFPNTAPWSRGVNTELFQPDTRIDLGVEGPVQVYVGRVAVEKNIEAFLSLDLPGTKVIVGDGPARKELERKYPEALFAGYRRGKELAGYIANADVMVFPSLTDTFGVVMLEANGCGVPVAAYPVTGPINVVKNGVNGWLDQDLQIAVHKAMEVSRESCRNTALQYSWKACSEQFFHNLEIVEPFGSSNHASAANA from the coding sequence ATGAACAAGATCGCTATAGTGACGGATGCCTGGCATCCCCAAATTAATGGTGTGGTCACCACGCTGACCCAGACCGTCAAGCATCTGGAGAATATGGGCCACCGGGTGAAAGTTATTAATCCTCAGCTTTTCCGGTCTATTCCCTGCCCCTCGTACCCTGAAATACGGCTGGCACTGGCGTGGACACATCAACTGAAAAAACTGCTGGCCGAGTTTGCTCCAAACGCGGTTCATATTGCCACGGAAGGACCACTGGGCTGGGCGGCACGTTCGGCCTGTCTAAATAAAAAGTTTCCATACACGACCTCATATCACACCAGGTTCCCTGAATATATCAAAATACGGATTCCTATCCCGCTTTCCTGGTCCTACACGGTGGTTCGCAAATTTCACAAACAGGCTACCCGGGTGATGGTCGCCACCCCCGCACTCAGGGACGAACTCAGCCAGCGCAACTTTCCCAATACTGCACCATGGTCCAGAGGGGTCAACACCGAACTCTTTCAACCGGATACCCGAATAGACCTGGGGGTAGAAGGACCGGTTCAGGTCTATGTAGGAAGGGTCGCTGTAGAAAAAAACATTGAGGCATTTCTCTCACTCGACCTGCCCGGAACCAAAGTTATAGTCGGTGACGGCCCTGCCCGAAAAGAGCTGGAGAGAAAATACCCCGAGGCTCTCTTTGCCGGTTATCGCCGAGGCAAAGAACTGGCCGGCTATATCGCAAACGCAGATGTTATGGTTTTCCCTAGCCTTACTGACACCTTTGGAGTCGTAATGCTTGAGGCAAACGGCTGCGGTGTGCCCGTTGCGGCATATCCAGTAACCGGGCCGATCAACGTGGTAAAAAATGGTGTGAACGGCTGGCTTGATCAAGATCTGCAAATTGCAGTGCACAAAGCGATGGAGGTTTCCAGGGAGTCATGCAGAAATACCGCGTTACAATACTCGTGGAAAGCATGCTCTGAACAGTTTTTCCATAACCTGGAAATAGTCGAGCCATTTGGCAGTTCGAATCACGCTTCAGCAGCCAACGCCTGA
- the glpB gene encoding glycerol-3-phosphate dehydrogenase subunit GlpB, translated as MIEDKRLFTTEFAVIGSGLTGMAAAIFAINRGISTSLAGNTGAIAYTTGYLDLLGKADSNSPLSNDPWHALASLRSSQPRHPLSRVSDEEIRAGFDEFTAFIGSCGIKYGTPQERNVMALTPAGTSKPTFSVPATMQAGVEAFAAKSKCTIIDFKGLRGFSARQCVANLQKEWPLLKARRVTFPNMEHGEIYAEVMARALEVPANREALAEEIKKVAGDSEVIGMPAVLGMHKPDQVMADLARLIGVPIFEIPTMPPSVPGIRLREMFEQVFPEKGLTLVPQQKVTNVEFGRDGITLSLRDNFGPIDIVAKTVLLATGRFLSGGLQAHHDGITEPLLGLHVNQPENRDDWYSHNYLDKAGHSIHLSGIEVDDQFHPIDADGKVIDQRLFAAGVILAHQDWIRGRCGAGVALATAYRAVNEAHKLLKAA; from the coding sequence ATGATTGAGGATAAACGACTATTCACCACGGAGTTTGCGGTCATCGGCTCAGGCCTTACCGGTATGGCTGCCGCTATTTTTGCCATTAACCGCGGCATCTCCACTTCTCTTGCTGGAAACACCGGTGCTATCGCTTATACCACAGGCTATCTCGATCTGCTGGGTAAGGCTGATAGCAACTCACCGCTCTCCAACGACCCCTGGCATGCTCTTGCCAGCCTGCGGTCAAGTCAGCCGCGCCACCCTTTGAGCAGGGTTTCCGATGAGGAAATACGCGCCGGCTTTGACGAGTTCACCGCCTTTATAGGCAGTTGCGGAATCAAATACGGCACACCACAGGAACGCAATGTGATGGCACTGACTCCTGCGGGAACGAGCAAACCGACCTTCAGCGTCCCGGCCACAATGCAGGCCGGGGTAGAGGCTTTTGCCGCTAAAAGCAAATGCACTATAATTGACTTCAAAGGCTTGCGCGGTTTCAGTGCCAGACAGTGCGTTGCCAATCTGCAAAAGGAATGGCCTTTGTTAAAGGCTCGTCGGGTCACCTTTCCCAATATGGAGCACGGCGAGATCTATGCTGAGGTTATGGCCCGCGCTCTTGAAGTGCCTGCCAATAGGGAGGCTCTGGCAGAAGAGATCAAAAAGGTCGCCGGGGACAGTGAGGTCATCGGCATGCCTGCGGTACTCGGCATGCACAAACCCGATCAGGTCATGGCCGATCTTGCCAGACTCATAGGTGTGCCGATCTTCGAAATTCCGACTATGCCACCCTCTGTTCCAGGCATTCGTCTGCGGGAAATGTTCGAACAGGTATTTCCCGAAAAAGGGCTCACACTGGTACCCCAGCAGAAAGTCACCAACGTAGAATTCGGCCGGGATGGAATTACACTCTCGCTGCGTGATAATTTCGGTCCCATCGACATAGTTGCCAAGACGGTATTGCTTGCCACCGGTCGCTTTTTAAGCGGTGGTCTCCAGGCCCACCATGATGGTATCACCGAGCCTCTGCTTGGACTTCATGTCAACCAACCGGAAAACCGCGACGACTGGTACAGCCACAACTACCTGGACAAGGCCGGGCATTCCATTCATCTCTCAGGAATTGAAGTGGATGACCAGTTCCACCCTATCGATGCCGATGGGAAAGTTATCGACCAGCGGCTCTTTGCGGCCGGCGTAATTCTTGCCCATCAAGATTGGATTCGTGGCCGTTGCGGTGCAGGCGTTGCCCTGGCAACCGCCTACAGAGCAGTCAATGAAGCGCATAAACTCCTCAAAGCAGCATGA
- a CDS encoding rhodanese-like domain-containing protein, with translation MRFLPIKAVTVFVLLMLCGFRFSLLFGELSWEKIDAVLSEDFPDVKIMEIDELSNRLEAGEKLYLVDVRSREEYLVSHIPGAVLVEEFAVNSRLPGVVIVAYCSVGLRSAEYVRKLQNEGVKNVYNLRGSIFMWANRGLALDSPKGTVDEVHPFSPRWGKLLDKTLHAR, from the coding sequence ATGAGATTTTTGCCAATCAAAGCGGTAACTGTATTTGTGTTATTGATGCTCTGTGGCTTTCGTTTTTCCCTTCTTTTTGGCGAGCTGAGTTGGGAGAAGATTGACGCTGTGTTAAGCGAGGATTTCCCTGATGTTAAGATTATGGAAATTGATGAGTTATCCAATCGGCTGGAGGCAGGAGAAAAGCTTTATCTGGTGGATGTAAGGAGTCGCGAGGAGTATCTGGTAAGCCACATTCCCGGCGCTGTGCTGGTAGAAGAGTTTGCTGTCAACAGTCGTCTACCAGGGGTGGTCATTGTTGCTTATTGCTCGGTTGGATTGCGTTCTGCAGAGTATGTACGAAAACTGCAAAATGAAGGTGTCAAAAATGTCTACAACCTGCGAGGGTCTATTTTTATGTGGGCAAACAGGGGCCTGGCTCTTGATTCACCGAAAGGAACAGTTGACGAGGTACATCCGTTTAGTCCCAGGTGGGGAAAGCTACTCGACAAAACACTGCACGCCCGCTAG
- the rbr gene encoding rubrerythrin, translating to MASLKGTQTEKNILTAFCGESQARNRYTYYASQAKKDGYVQIQSIFEETANQEKEHAKRLFKLLEGGDVEVSASFPAGVVGTTAENLKEAATGENHEHTVMYPEFAEVAREEGFANIADIFMAIANAEAQHEKRFKDLLGNIEKGCVFKRDEKVVWRCRNCGYLHDDHEAPEICPACAHAKAHFELLGENW from the coding sequence ATGGCTAGTTTGAAAGGAACTCAGACCGAAAAGAATATACTTACCGCTTTCTGCGGCGAATCACAGGCTCGCAATCGCTACACCTACTATGCATCCCAGGCCAAAAAAGATGGATATGTACAGATTCAGTCCATCTTCGAAGAGACAGCCAACCAGGAAAAGGAGCACGCCAAACGCCTGTTCAAGTTGCTTGAAGGTGGGGATGTTGAGGTATCCGCTTCGTTTCCTGCAGGTGTTGTCGGTACTACCGCAGAGAATCTTAAAGAGGCGGCAACGGGGGAGAACCACGAACATACTGTGATGTATCCGGAGTTTGCCGAGGTTGCCCGGGAGGAAGGGTTTGCCAATATCGCCGATATCTTTATGGCAATTGCCAATGCCGAGGCGCAGCATGAGAAGCGTTTCAAGGACCTGCTCGGCAACATCGAGAAAGGCTGTGTTTTCAAGCGTGACGAAAAAGTGGTCTGGAGATGCCGTAACTGCGGCTACCTGCACGACGACCATGAAGCTCCGGAGATTTGTCCGGCCTGTGCTCATGCCAAGGCCCATTTTGAGTTGCTCGGCGAAAACTGGTAG
- a CDS encoding UDP-2,3-diacylglucosamine diphosphatase: MQHLHFRSIWISDTHLGGRNLKSNQLYEFLKSTESDNLYLVGDIFDLWKLRNNWHWPEINDHIVNLIINKAQNGTKVYYLPGNHDDIVRRYTGTSFHGVQICEEIVHTSVDGKRYLVLHGDKFDCVVQNSEWLANIGSTLYDSLLILNRWVNTYRSFRGKDYFSISAWLKHKCKKAVNYIGDFEQVLISEIKKNQVDGLICGHIHHASIKAMGDFLYSNSGDWVESCTALAENSNGTIGIIQWIEQNPVKELTTDEEYEQDRYSDGCLASPN; encoded by the coding sequence ATGCAGCATTTGCACTTCAGGAGTATCTGGATCTCCGACACCCACCTAGGCGGCAGGAACCTGAAAAGCAACCAACTCTACGAGTTTCTGAAAAGCACCGAATCAGACAATCTCTATCTTGTGGGAGATATCTTCGACCTGTGGAAACTCAGAAACAACTGGCACTGGCCTGAAATTAATGACCATATCGTCAACCTCATTATCAATAAGGCCCAAAATGGCACCAAAGTGTACTACCTCCCCGGTAACCATGACGATATCGTCCGTCGCTATACCGGCACTTCTTTTCATGGTGTACAGATCTGCGAAGAAATTGTGCACACCTCCGTCGACGGCAAACGCTATCTCGTGCTGCATGGCGATAAGTTTGACTGTGTAGTGCAAAATAGTGAATGGCTCGCCAACATAGGCTCAACCCTCTACGATTCACTTTTGATACTCAACCGCTGGGTCAACACGTACCGCTCTTTCAGGGGCAAAGATTATTTCTCCATTTCCGCCTGGCTGAAACATAAGTGCAAAAAGGCTGTCAACTACATTGGTGATTTTGAACAGGTGCTGATAAGCGAAATCAAAAAAAACCAGGTGGACGGTCTTATCTGCGGTCATATTCACCACGCATCAATCAAGGCGATGGGTGATTTCCTCTACAGCAACTCAGGAGACTGGGTGGAAAGTTGCACCGCCCTGGCCGAAAACAGCAATGGCACCATTGGCATCATCCAATGGATTGAGCAGAATCCTGTAAAAGAGCTGACAACCGACGAAGAATATGAACAAGATCGCTATAGTGACGGATGCCTGGCATCCCCAAATTAA
- a CDS encoding lipocalin family protein — protein MRLLLCSLSLTVLTGCAGLPKGIEPVQDFELNRYLGRWYEVARLDHSFERGLTRVMTEYSMRDDGGVKVVNRGYQAESGSWKEAVGRAYFVRSPREGYLKVSFFRPFYGTYVIMELDQGYEYALVCGANRKYLWILAREPDLDEVVKQRLIARAKELGFAVDKLIYPQVGDPRTSAAAQVDL, from the coding sequence TTGCGACTGTTACTTTGTTCGTTGTCTCTCACTGTTCTGACAGGTTGCGCCGGATTACCCAAGGGAATTGAGCCTGTTCAGGATTTTGAGCTGAACAGGTATCTTGGCAGGTGGTATGAGGTTGCCCGGCTGGATCACTCATTTGAACGGGGACTGACCAGGGTAATGACCGAGTACAGTATGCGTGATGACGGGGGCGTCAAGGTTGTCAACAGGGGCTATCAGGCTGAGAGCGGAAGTTGGAAAGAAGCTGTGGGCAGGGCGTACTTTGTGCGCTCACCCCGGGAAGGTTATCTGAAGGTAAGCTTTTTCCGGCCATTTTACGGCACCTATGTGATTATGGAACTTGATCAAGGGTATGAGTATGCTCTGGTTTGCGGGGCGAACCGAAAATATCTCTGGATTCTGGCCAGAGAGCCGGATCTGGATGAGGTGGTTAAGCAACGTTTGATCGCCAGGGCGAAAGAATTGGGGTTTGCTGTCGACAAACTGATTTATCCGCAGGTAGGTGATCCCCGAACTTCAGCTGCAGCTCAAGTCGATTTGTAA
- a CDS encoding methyltransferase family protein — MKPDFLFYLGIAWAAWCCMHSLLINRSVQDNTEKFFVRMGFPGFRYRLFYTIAACLSLLPLVVLTVMVRGEVVLVWRGLWHLLELVLAIGALGLFWCGSRQYNLHDMVYGRKTAAGKRDDVEFSRDGVHGVIRHPWYLGSLLFLWSWPVYHEATILSAVILSCYLLIGAFIEERRLVAEFGEKYRQYQQEVSMLIPWKWLSKRVSQKLKRRD, encoded by the coding sequence ATGAAACCTGATTTCCTGTTCTATCTTGGCATTGCCTGGGCTGCCTGGTGTTGTATGCATAGCCTGCTGATTAACCGATCAGTCCAGGATAATACGGAGAAGTTTTTCGTAAGGATGGGCTTTCCCGGTTTCAGGTATCGCCTGTTCTATACCATTGCAGCCTGCTTGAGTTTGCTTCCCCTGGTCGTGCTGACAGTTATGGTTCGAGGTGAGGTGGTTCTGGTTTGGCGCGGTCTCTGGCATCTGCTGGAGCTTGTGTTGGCAATCGGTGCGCTCGGGCTCTTTTGGTGCGGATCCAGGCAATATAATCTCCATGACATGGTGTACGGTAGAAAGACGGCTGCCGGGAAAAGGGATGACGTTGAATTTTCCAGGGACGGTGTGCATGGCGTGATACGTCATCCCTGGTATCTCGGATCCCTGCTTTTTTTGTGGTCCTGGCCGGTGTATCACGAGGCGACCATTCTCTCCGCGGTGATTCTCTCCTGTTATTTGCTGATCGGCGCCTTCATCGAGGAGAGGCGGCTGGTTGCGGAGTTTGGGGAAAAGTACCGACAATATCAACAGGAGGTTTCCATGCTGATTCCCTGGAAGTGGCTTTCGAAGAGAGTGTCACAAAAACTAAAAAGGCGCGATTGA